In Polynucleobacter sp. es-EL-1, the following are encoded in one genomic region:
- the waaC gene encoding lipopolysaccharide heptosyltransferase I — protein sequence MSKVSANSKNPKILLVKLSSLGDVLHNLPIVWDLRARLPDAQIDWVVEEGYVHLLTPLLSRDGFKGIDRIIPFGLRRWKKNLLKLSTWREFFAFRKLLQATTYDVLIETQGLLKSAIVCFLAKKSFNAVVAGLANATEFSGYEPLARWFYNQSVQVPKQCHAVDRSRWVMCSAADWPLLERSDSPQFYPLAFTQGIPKTAVVGLQQPYVLCFHSTARAAKRWSEANWVALGKELAARGYQVILPWGSPAEKLVSQSIAKEIPNAFVPSAFSIQEAFSVIAGAALTVGVDTGLTHLAAVLGKPTVEIYCDSPRWKTEGYWSNQICNVGDIQNPPSIQEVLDASLKLLKQA from the coding sequence TCGGGGATGTTTTACATAACCTGCCAATCGTTTGGGATCTACGAGCCCGTTTGCCAGATGCACAAATTGATTGGGTGGTTGAAGAGGGATATGTACACCTACTCACACCACTGTTATCTAGAGACGGTTTTAAAGGGATTGATCGGATTATTCCTTTTGGTCTGCGCCGCTGGAAAAAAAATCTTCTTAAATTATCTACCTGGCGAGAATTTTTTGCTTTTCGTAAGTTACTTCAGGCTACTACATATGATGTGCTTATTGAGACCCAGGGCCTTTTAAAATCTGCCATCGTATGCTTCCTGGCTAAGAAAAGTTTTAATGCTGTAGTTGCAGGCCTTGCTAATGCAACCGAGTTTTCTGGGTATGAGCCATTGGCAAGGTGGTTTTATAACCAGTCTGTTCAAGTTCCAAAACAATGTCACGCAGTAGATCGGTCACGGTGGGTTATGTGCTCTGCTGCAGATTGGCCTTTATTGGAGCGCAGTGATTCTCCCCAGTTTTATCCCCTAGCATTTACGCAGGGCATACCTAAGACTGCAGTCGTTGGATTACAACAGCCCTATGTCTTGTGTTTTCACTCTACTGCGAGAGCAGCAAAGCGTTGGTCGGAAGCCAATTGGGTAGCCTTAGGTAAAGAATTGGCAGCTCGTGGGTATCAAGTGATTCTTCCTTGGGGCAGTCCTGCAGAGAAGTTAGTGAGTCAATCAATTGCTAAAGAGATTCCTAATGCTTTTGTCCCCTCGGCATTTTCTATTCAAGAGGCATTCTCAGTCATTGCTGGTGCTGCCTTAACAGTGGGGGTCGACACTGGCTTGACCCATCTTGCTGCAGTTCTTGGTAAGCCAACTGTTGAAATTTATTGCGATTCACCCCGTTGGAAAACCGAAGGTTACTGGTCTAATCAAATCTGTAACGTAGGCGACATTCAAAATCCACCAAGCATTCAAGAGGTTCTTGATGCATCCTTAAAGCTTTTAAAGCAAGCTTAA
- a CDS encoding TolC family protein yields MTKPGFKALKISTLSLILSQVFGFGALSSNTLAQSANGAKPSLPSPIGAQSLTGLEMPPQMVLAPKPAIPTNLAPSNVAGSNVANAEGATDLIRLYQEAAFSDPVLNAARFNYQASKELYWQGLSLLLPQANAVPGATRYYQHAGGNAPPGVNTASRVYDQKNYTVTLTQPVFNIAAFEAFKQGDLNTKIADMQFYSAQQDLIIRVSQAYFDALTSQDNVELYRNKKSLITQQLEIAQAKFDAGLATVVDINTAQAALDLANSQEIAAQADLIVKRGVLEQLVGRPVGPLKPLTKEAKIDGVLKDPRSKNKDSNGVPIAESVNPILPKGQTLEDWIHQAETANFNVLAGQLSVNLAESTFKASQALNYPSVNFVGTAGYNTSNGTANSLTPAQTNIYNNTIALQMSIPLVSGGYNSSLIRQNAALLDAAKANYDNYRRTAAQNTRAAFTGFYGGLASVKAFEAAERSSTSALDSSKLGFQVGTLINIDVLIALDTVITTRSQLQQARYNTILNAIKLKAHAAALSDEDLIAINTLLR; encoded by the coding sequence ATGACAAAACCCGGTTTTAAAGCCCTCAAAATCAGTACCCTAAGCTTGATCCTGAGCCAGGTATTCGGTTTTGGCGCACTGTCATCCAATACTCTGGCGCAAAGTGCAAATGGGGCTAAACCCTCTTTACCAAGTCCCATTGGCGCGCAATCTTTGACTGGCCTAGAAATGCCGCCACAGATGGTATTGGCGCCCAAACCAGCTATCCCCACTAATCTAGCTCCGTCGAATGTTGCTGGAAGCAATGTAGCGAATGCTGAGGGGGCAACCGATCTCATTCGCCTCTACCAAGAGGCCGCTTTTAGCGACCCCGTTTTAAATGCAGCTCGCTTTAACTATCAAGCGAGCAAAGAGTTGTACTGGCAAGGTCTTTCCCTCTTGCTGCCTCAAGCCAATGCAGTACCTGGCGCAACCCGCTACTACCAACATGCCGGTGGAAATGCGCCTCCCGGTGTCAATACGGCATCCAGGGTTTACGACCAGAAAAACTACACAGTCACTTTGACGCAGCCGGTATTTAATATTGCGGCCTTCGAGGCATTTAAACAAGGTGATCTGAATACCAAAATAGCGGATATGCAATTTTATTCAGCGCAGCAAGATTTAATTATCCGTGTTTCACAGGCCTACTTTGATGCACTGACCAGCCAAGATAATGTTGAGCTATATCGTAATAAAAAAAGTTTGATTACCCAACAACTGGAAATTGCCCAAGCGAAATTTGATGCGGGTCTTGCAACAGTCGTGGATATCAATACCGCCCAAGCTGCTCTTGATTTGGCAAACTCTCAGGAAATTGCAGCCCAAGCAGACTTGATTGTTAAACGCGGTGTGTTGGAGCAATTGGTTGGACGCCCCGTTGGTCCATTAAAGCCCTTAACTAAGGAAGCTAAAATCGATGGCGTTTTAAAGGACCCGCGCTCTAAAAATAAAGACAGTAATGGCGTTCCGATTGCTGAGAGTGTCAACCCAATACTGCCCAAAGGACAAACTTTAGAGGATTGGATTCATCAAGCAGAAACAGCAAACTTCAATGTACTAGCGGGTCAACTATCAGTAAATCTGGCAGAGAGTACCTTTAAGGCTTCGCAAGCACTGAACTACCCTTCAGTCAACTTTGTAGGCACAGCAGGCTACAACACCTCCAATGGAACTGCCAATAGTTTGACGCCAGCGCAAACGAATATCTATAACAACACGATTGCCTTACAAATGAGCATTCCTCTGGTTTCTGGTGGATATAACAGCTCCTTGATTCGACAAAATGCAGCCCTGTTAGATGCAGCCAAAGCAAACTATGACAACTACCGCCGGACTGCTGCACAAAATACGCGTGCTGCTTTTACCGGTTTTTATGGCGGCTTAGCCAGCGTCAAAGCATTTGAAGCAGCTGAGCGCTCCTCTACCTCTGCACTGGACTCTAGCAAGCTAGGCTTTCAAGTAGGGACCTTAATCAATATTGATGTATTAATTGCATTAGACACCGTGATCACCACACGCTCACAACTACAGCAAGCCCGCTACAACACGATTCTCAATGCCATTAAATTAAAAGCCCATGCAGCAGCGCTCTCAGATGAAGATCTGATTGCTATTAACACCCTGTTACGCTGA
- a CDS encoding undecaprenyl-diphosphate phosphatase, which yields MDLILLGKAVLLGVVEGLTEFLPISSTGHLILVGDLLDFNDERGKAFEVIIQFGAILAVCWEFREKLWKVASTIKTSPTSRRFVINLIIASIPAMGLAFIFGKHIKALLFSPIPVASAFIVGGLIIFWAERRQQKISIAKSHIKTVDDLMPMDALKVGLAQCAALIPGTSRSGATIIGGMLFGLPRAVATEFSFFLAIPVIGGATAYELLKLWKNPVALSGDFTWAIVVGFISAFISAFICVRWLIHYVAGHNFIPFAWYRIVFGVLVLFSAYSGLVAWS from the coding sequence ATGGATCTTATTTTGCTAGGCAAGGCAGTATTACTGGGGGTAGTGGAGGGCTTAACGGAGTTTTTGCCGATCTCCAGTACGGGGCATCTTATCTTGGTGGGTGACTTACTCGACTTTAATGATGAGCGAGGTAAGGCATTTGAGGTGATTATTCAGTTCGGCGCTATTTTGGCGGTTTGCTGGGAGTTTCGGGAAAAGCTGTGGAAGGTAGCCTCTACCATCAAGACTAGCCCCACCTCCCGTAGATTTGTCATCAATCTAATTATTGCGTCGATTCCGGCAATGGGGCTGGCATTTATTTTTGGCAAGCATATTAAGGCCCTTTTGTTTTCTCCAATACCAGTAGCAAGTGCCTTTATCGTCGGTGGACTCATTATTTTTTGGGCAGAACGTCGACAGCAAAAAATAAGTATTGCGAAAAGCCATATTAAAACAGTGGATGACCTTATGCCAATGGATGCATTAAAGGTCGGGCTGGCACAATGCGCTGCTCTAATCCCAGGGACGTCACGTTCTGGAGCGACGATTATTGGCGGCATGTTATTTGGTTTGCCCCGCGCCGTTGCGACCGAATTTTCTTTCTTCCTAGCAATTCCGGTCATTGGTGGCGCCACTGCCTATGAGTTACTGAAGCTGTGGAAAAATCCGGTAGCCCTTTCTGGTGATTTCACTTGGGCGATTGTGGTTGGGTTTATCTCCGCATTTATCTCCGCATTTATTTGTGTGCGTTGGCTTATTCATTATGTGGCTGGGCATAACTTCATTCCATTTGCTTGGTATCGTATTGTCTTTGGAGTATTGGTCTTGTTTAGTGCATATAGTGGCTTAGTGGCTTGGTCTTAA
- a CDS encoding DUF2721 domain-containing protein, with product MMDASIDAITNNIQLALAPVFLLTAVATLINAISARLARSVDRMRAIQQKIQEGLIQDQAVLSHMKQEANEAKIRGRLCTAAIFFDVLSGVFISLTVLELFFFQAGAVRSLQATYVIWTFVLGLISFMTSLSIVLGEVVFAYRSAGWNTPFPK from the coding sequence ATGATGGATGCATCAATAGACGCAATTACTAATAATATTCAGCTGGCCTTAGCCCCCGTTTTTTTATTAACTGCGGTGGCAACATTAATTAATGCTATTTCAGCGCGTTTAGCACGTTCAGTTGATCGCATGCGGGCCATCCAGCAGAAAATTCAAGAAGGCCTTATTCAAGATCAAGCTGTTCTAAGCCATATGAAACAAGAGGCCAATGAAGCAAAAATTCGCGGACGTCTCTGTACTGCGGCAATTTTCTTTGATGTCTTAAGTGGCGTATTCATTTCTTTAACGGTACTTGAGCTATTTTTCTTTCAAGCGGGCGCGGTTCGCTCTCTGCAAGCTACCTATGTCATTTGGACCTTTGTATTGGGTTTAATTTCCTTTATGACTTCACTTTCGATTGTCTTGGGTGAAGTGGTCTTTGCTTATCGTTCCGCTGGTTGGAATACACCCTTTCCTAAATAA
- a CDS encoding UDP-glucuronic acid decarboxylase family protein: MNKILITGGAGFLGSHLTEKLLKEGNDVLVVDNYFTGSKENVAHLLSNPRLELMRHDVTFPLYVETNQIYNLACPASPVHYQYDPVQTTKTSVHGAINMLGLAKRTRARILQASTSEVYGDPEVHPQPEEYWGKVNPIGIRSCYDEGKRCAETLFFDYNRQHNLDIKVVRIFNTYGPRMHPNDGRVVSNFIVQALQGKDITIYGDGQQTRSFCYVDDLIDVMVRMMNSEEGFTGPVNIGNPGEFTMLQLAEAVLRLSGSKSKIIHQPLPSDDPKQRQPNIELAKAKLGWEPKVNLEDGLKETIAYFKKVVA; this comes from the coding sequence ATGAATAAAATCCTCATCACTGGCGGCGCTGGCTTTTTAGGTTCTCACCTGACCGAAAAGCTCCTCAAAGAAGGCAATGATGTCTTGGTAGTGGATAACTACTTCACTGGCTCCAAAGAGAATGTGGCCCATTTATTATCCAACCCCCGTTTAGAGCTCATGCGTCACGATGTGACATTCCCACTCTACGTAGAAACCAATCAAATCTACAACTTAGCTTGTCCAGCCTCACCAGTGCACTACCAATACGATCCAGTACAGACGACCAAGACCAGCGTACATGGGGCTATCAATATGCTGGGTCTTGCTAAACGTACTAGAGCTCGAATTTTGCAGGCTTCGACCAGTGAGGTGTATGGCGACCCCGAGGTGCATCCCCAGCCAGAGGAGTATTGGGGTAAGGTCAATCCCATTGGCATTCGTTCTTGCTATGACGAAGGCAAGCGCTGCGCTGAAACCCTCTTTTTTGACTACAACCGCCAACACAATTTAGATATCAAGGTAGTGCGCATCTTTAATACCTATGGTCCCCGCATGCACCCCAACGACGGGCGCGTGGTGAGTAACTTTATTGTGCAAGCCTTACAAGGTAAAGACATCACCATTTATGGTGATGGCCAGCAAACCAGAAGCTTTTGCTATGTGGACGATCTGATTGATGTCATGGTGCGCATGATGAACTCTGAAGAGGGTTTTACAGGGCCAGTCAATATCGGCAATCCAGGCGAGTTCACTATGCTGCAGTTGGCTGAGGCAGTTTTAAGGCTCTCCGGTAGTAAATCAAAGATCATCCATCAACCTTTGCCATCAGATGATCCTAAGCAGCGTCAACCCAATATCGAATTAGCTAAAGCAAAGCTTGGCTGGGAGCCTAAGGTCAATCTAGAGGATGGCTTAAAAGAGACGATTGCTTATTTTAAGAAAGTGGTTGCTTAA
- the trmB gene encoding tRNA (guanosine(46)-N7)-methyltransferase TrmB — MSLEKSEKHFDRIRSFVLRAGRTTAGQQRAIDELGPQFLVQFQDKVLCLKETFGGTTNPKILEIGFGMGETTAKIAALRSDDDFLAIEVHPPGVGALLKLIGENNLTNLRLIRHDAVEVLEKMIAPNSLDGIHIYFADPWHKKRHHKRRLIQADFVKLLVSRLKPGAYLHLATDWHNYAEQMLLVLNSEPAFMNTSVEQIQIETFSPDDALKEGDSNKEFKPTLKQLQSKQAGYVQRPDYRPITKFENRGLKLGHGVWDLVYKKK, encoded by the coding sequence TTGTCTTTGGAAAAATCCGAGAAGCATTTTGATCGTATTCGCTCTTTTGTTTTAAGGGCTGGTCGAACCACTGCGGGTCAACAGCGGGCGATTGATGAACTGGGCCCACAGTTTTTAGTCCAATTTCAAGATAAGGTGTTATGCCTAAAAGAGACTTTCGGAGGAACTACCAATCCTAAGATCCTGGAAATCGGCTTTGGCATGGGTGAGACTACTGCCAAGATTGCCGCCTTGAGATCTGACGATGATTTTTTAGCTATTGAGGTGCATCCTCCTGGTGTTGGTGCACTGCTCAAGCTGATTGGTGAAAATAATCTAACGAATTTACGCTTGATTCGACACGATGCCGTTGAAGTGTTAGAAAAAATGATTGCCCCAAATTCTTTAGACGGCATTCATATTTATTTTGCCGATCCCTGGCATAAAAAGCGACACCACAAGCGTCGACTGATTCAAGCGGACTTTGTGAAGTTATTAGTCTCACGTTTAAAGCCTGGAGCTTATTTACATCTGGCTACCGACTGGCATAACTATGCTGAGCAAATGCTATTGGTTTTAAATAGCGAGCCAGCATTCATGAACACTTCTGTCGAGCAAATTCAGATTGAGACATTTTCACCTGATGACGCTCTAAAGGAGGGAGATTCCAATAAAGAATTTAAGCCCACCTTAAAGCAATTACAGTCAAAGCAAGCAGGCTATGTACAAAGACCAGATTACCGACCGATTACCAAGTTTGAGAATCGGGGCCTAAAATTAGGTCACGGCGTTTGGGATTTGGTTTATAAGAAAAAATAA
- a CDS encoding NAD-dependent succinate-semialdehyde dehydrogenase, protein MQKVDIRKLLKDPSLFKEEAFINGQWIKADSSNMFDVTNPATGDLIGQVANLGPKDAELAILAAEKAFQDWKMKTGKERANIMRKWFDLIIANTQDLATLMTLEQGKPLVESTGEVAYGASFIEWFAEEAKRVAGSIPSTTWSDKRLIIMKQPIGVCVAITPWNFPIAMITRKIAPAMAAGCTIVIKPAELTPLSALALAELAQRAGVPAGVINILTADAEQSIAIGKTLCASPIVRHLSFTGSTEVGRILMAQCAPTVKKLALELGGHAPFIVFEDADIDAAVSGAISSKYRNSGQTCVCANRFYVHKKVQAEFVQKFAKAITVIKPGNGMDAGVTQGPLIEPAALEKVERHVADALSKGAKLVAGGKRSSLGGTFYEPTILADVTSDMLITYEETFGPVAPIIPFETDEEAIQLANNSQYGLASYFYSRDIGRIWKAAEALEYGIVGVNSGIISNEVGPFGGVKQSGLGREGSVYGMDEYLELKYVCLGL, encoded by the coding sequence ATGCAAAAAGTAGACATTCGAAAACTACTAAAAGATCCAAGCCTTTTTAAAGAGGAGGCCTTTATTAATGGGCAATGGATCAAAGCAGATAGCAGCAATATGTTTGACGTTACCAACCCTGCGACTGGCGACCTGATTGGACAGGTTGCCAATCTAGGGCCGAAGGATGCTGAGCTTGCCATTCTTGCTGCTGAAAAAGCATTCCAGGACTGGAAGATGAAGACAGGTAAAGAACGTGCCAATATCATGCGCAAGTGGTTTGATCTCATCATTGCCAATACACAAGATCTGGCGACCCTGATGACTTTAGAGCAAGGCAAGCCCTTAGTTGAATCAACTGGTGAAGTGGCCTACGGTGCATCATTTATCGAATGGTTTGCAGAAGAAGCAAAACGGGTGGCAGGCTCAATACCAAGCACCACTTGGAGCGATAAACGCCTCATCATCATGAAGCAACCAATCGGTGTTTGTGTCGCGATTACGCCCTGGAACTTTCCGATTGCCATGATTACCCGCAAGATTGCGCCAGCGATGGCGGCCGGCTGCACCATTGTGATTAAACCGGCTGAGCTAACTCCGCTATCTGCACTTGCCTTGGCTGAACTGGCTCAACGCGCCGGCGTTCCAGCTGGAGTGATTAATATTTTGACGGCAGATGCCGAGCAATCTATTGCTATTGGCAAAACGCTTTGTGCCTCTCCGATTGTTCGCCATTTATCCTTTACCGGATCGACTGAAGTCGGTCGCATTCTCATGGCTCAGTGCGCCCCTACCGTCAAAAAACTCGCTCTTGAGTTAGGTGGTCATGCCCCCTTTATTGTTTTTGAAGATGCTGATATTGATGCGGCAGTAAGTGGCGCTATCTCATCAAAGTATCGCAATTCTGGTCAAACCTGCGTATGCGCCAATCGCTTCTATGTTCACAAAAAGGTTCAAGCAGAATTCGTTCAAAAGTTTGCCAAAGCGATTACTGTCATTAAACCTGGGAATGGAATGGATGCCGGAGTTACTCAAGGACCGCTCATAGAGCCTGCAGCACTTGAGAAAGTGGAGAGGCATGTTGCTGACGCCCTAAGTAAAGGCGCCAAGCTAGTGGCTGGTGGAAAACGCTCCTCCTTAGGTGGCACCTTCTACGAGCCCACCATTTTGGCTGACGTCACTAGCGACATGCTCATCACCTATGAAGAAACTTTTGGGCCAGTTGCACCGATTATTCCGTTTGAGACCGATGAAGAAGCAATTCAGTTAGCTAACAATAGCCAATATGGTCTAGCCTCCTATTTTTACAGTAGAGATATTGGTCGCATTTGGAAAGCAGCTGAAGCCCTTGAATATGGCATCGTTGGCGTAAATTCGGGAATCATTTCCAATGAAGTGGGGCCATTTGGTGGCGTCAAGCAATCTGGTCTGGGGCGTGAGGGTAGCGTCTATGGAATGGATGAATACCTCGAATTAAAATATGTGTGCTTGGGCCTGTAA
- the nusB gene encoding transcription antitermination factor NusB, with translation MTKNIAPPSATANNPSNAAPKRSLTPRRRAREYALQGVYQSLVMRRAGSLPNAAAISKQLGEDPGFRRCQLELFQGIFAGVLDHTDALEGLITPALDRPINELSPVEHAALLIGTYELAMDLAVPYKVAINEAVELAKTFGGTDGHKYVNGVLDLLAQKLRSTEIQAS, from the coding sequence ATGACTAAAAATATCGCTCCGCCATCTGCAACTGCAAATAACCCTAGCAATGCCGCCCCCAAACGCTCGCTGACGCCACGTCGTCGTGCCCGCGAATACGCTCTTCAAGGCGTGTATCAAAGCCTGGTGATGCGTCGTGCAGGCAGCCTGCCCAATGCAGCTGCTATTTCTAAACAGCTGGGTGAAGATCCTGGCTTTCGACGCTGCCAGCTTGAACTCTTTCAAGGCATTTTTGCTGGCGTTCTAGACCATACCGATGCATTAGAGGGGTTGATTACTCCAGCACTTGACCGTCCCATCAATGAGCTCTCCCCAGTCGAACATGCGGCCCTATTAATTGGCACCTATGAGCTAGCAATGGATTTAGCAGTACCGTACAAAGTAGCTATTAATGAAGCAGTTGAGCTTGCCAAGACTTTTGGCGGTACTGATGGGCACAAATATGTCAACGGTGTCTTAGACCTCTTGGCCCAGAAGTTAAGAAGCACAGAAATTCAGGCAAGTTAA
- the ribH gene encoding 6,7-dimethyl-8-ribityllumazine synthase, producing MNTSHTEPAVGVLAADLNGQDLRIGIVQARFNEEHCVALTTACIEELIKLGVSQSDIKLVTVPGALEIPFALQKLSETGEFDGLVALGAIIRGETYHFELVSNESGAGITRVCLESGLPIANGVLTCETDEQAQVRVQVKGADCAKAVVEMANLALALTPDIDFEINPPQA from the coding sequence ATGAACACATCACACACCGAACCAGCTGTTGGCGTACTAGCAGCCGATCTCAATGGTCAAGACTTACGTATTGGGATTGTGCAAGCTCGCTTTAATGAAGAGCATTGTGTTGCACTCACTACTGCTTGCATTGAAGAGTTAATCAAACTTGGCGTGTCCCAATCTGATATCAAACTTGTCACCGTACCAGGTGCATTGGAGATTCCATTTGCTCTTCAAAAGCTTTCAGAAACTGGTGAGTTTGATGGCTTGGTTGCTCTAGGCGCCATCATCCGTGGTGAGACTTATCACTTTGAACTCGTTTCGAATGAATCTGGAGCTGGAATCACCCGTGTTTGCCTTGAGTCTGGGCTACCAATTGCTAATGGCGTGCTCACCTGTGAGACGGATGAGCAGGCACAAGTACGCGTTCAAGTTAAAGGTGCCGATTGCGCTAAAGCTGTTGTTGAAATGGCTAACTTAGCATTAGCTCTCACACCAGACATTGATTTTGAAATCAATCCCCCGCAAGCGTAA
- the ribBA gene encoding bifunctional 3,4-dihydroxy-2-butanone-4-phosphate synthase/GTP cyclohydrolase II, producing MQNTLAPTEEIVAELKAGKMVILVDEEDRENEGDLVLAADHVNAEAINFMAKHGRGLICLTLTRERCQQLNLPLMVRDNGTSMGTNFTVSIEAASGVTTGISAADRAHTIQAAVAKYAKPNDLVQPGHIFPLMAQPGGVLIRSGHTEAGCDLAAMAGCSPTAVICEIMKDDGSMARLPDLLEFAKEHQLKIGSIADLIKYRSQHESIVVREGEREFNTPWGKFQGIIYRDTPSSCIHLALIHGKPTETSETLVRVHEPVTVLDFLDAQVSTHSWPLAQALQTLANSSSAGVAVLLNAAGIAAPNDSDWLAQFHKLNGSQSTETAKPLARKTDFRSYGIGAQILKDIGVGKMRLLANPSPVPSLSGYKLEVTGYTPFEPQ from the coding sequence ATGCAAAATACCCTCGCCCCTACGGAAGAAATCGTTGCCGAGCTCAAAGCTGGCAAGATGGTAATTCTGGTCGATGAAGAAGATCGTGAGAACGAAGGTGATTTGGTGCTGGCCGCCGATCACGTGAATGCAGAAGCAATCAATTTCATGGCAAAACATGGTCGTGGCCTCATTTGCCTGACATTGACACGCGAACGCTGCCAGCAGCTCAATCTTCCTTTGATGGTTCGTGACAACGGAACCTCTATGGGGACGAACTTCACTGTTTCCATTGAAGCAGCTAGCGGCGTCACCACTGGTATCTCGGCAGCAGATCGTGCGCATACGATTCAAGCAGCAGTTGCCAAATATGCCAAACCTAATGATCTCGTTCAGCCTGGTCACATTTTTCCATTGATGGCACAACCAGGTGGTGTGTTAATTCGCTCAGGTCATACTGAAGCAGGATGTGATTTAGCGGCCATGGCTGGTTGCTCACCTACTGCCGTGATTTGCGAAATCATGAAAGACGATGGCAGCATGGCACGTCTTCCTGACTTGTTAGAGTTCGCCAAAGAGCATCAATTAAAGATTGGTAGCATTGCCGACCTCATCAAATACCGTAGCCAACATGAAAGCATCGTAGTGCGTGAAGGTGAACGTGAGTTCAATACCCCTTGGGGAAAGTTCCAAGGCATCATTTATCGCGATACCCCAAGCTCCTGCATTCACCTGGCTTTAATTCATGGAAAACCGACTGAAACTTCAGAGACACTAGTGCGAGTGCATGAGCCAGTCACTGTTTTGGATTTCTTAGATGCCCAAGTTAGCACCCACTCTTGGCCACTTGCGCAGGCATTACAAACGCTTGCTAATTCATCCTCAGCAGGGGTTGCCGTACTCTTAAACGCCGCAGGTATTGCAGCGCCAAACGATAGCGATTGGTTAGCTCAGTTCCATAAGCTCAATGGCTCTCAGTCCACAGAAACCGCCAAACCACTTGCTCGTAAGACGGATTTCCGCAGTTACGGCATTGGTGCGCAAATTCTCAAAGATATTGGCGTTGGCAAAATGCGTTTACTGGCAAACCCAAGCCCAGTTCCTAGCCTTTCAGGATATAAACTTGAAGTCACTGGCTACACCCCCTTTGAACCTCAATAA
- a CDS encoding GspH/FimT family pseudopilin, with the protein MSNTSSLSHREFGASVLELMAVVLITAILAAGAMPMLHEQVAVRQLDSVARRFIAHAQFARGQALALGATVHIAPLQGSLWDEGWLVSIQCPKGKPLADCADRPWLSQGDIAPVYFKGGGRQFIDPQLGKRGIAFNAAGAAKTAHGGFVANRLILGHERHPQLERQLILGSGGRWRICDPRKDTKSCS; encoded by the coding sequence TTGAGTAATACATCGTCTTTATCTCATCGAGAATTTGGCGCAAGTGTATTGGAGCTGATGGCAGTTGTGCTTATCACTGCCATCTTGGCCGCTGGTGCGATGCCAATGCTGCATGAGCAAGTAGCAGTAAGACAGCTTGATTCTGTTGCAAGGCGGTTTATTGCCCACGCGCAATTTGCTCGTGGGCAAGCCTTGGCTTTAGGGGCCACCGTTCACATTGCTCCTTTGCAAGGAAGTCTTTGGGATGAGGGTTGGCTTGTCTCCATCCAATGTCCAAAAGGCAAGCCTCTTGCGGATTGCGCAGATCGCCCTTGGCTGTCACAAGGTGATATTGCGCCAGTTTATTTTAAGGGTGGGGGTAGGCAATTTATTGACCCCCAGTTGGGAAAAAGGGGCATTGCCTTTAATGCTGCTGGGGCCGCCAAAACTGCTCATGGAGGCTTTGTGGCAAATCGTTTGATACTGGGTCATGAGCGTCATCCGCAATTAGAGCGGCAGTTGATTTTAGGCAGTGGAGGGCGTTGGCGTATTTGCGATCCCAGGAAAGATACAAAGTCTTGTTCATAG